A genomic region of Magnolia sinica isolate HGM2019 chromosome 6, MsV1, whole genome shotgun sequence contains the following coding sequences:
- the LOC131248744 gene encoding RING-H2 finger protein ATL79-like produces the protein MPSSSSSPTLLSPPLSRDPTSGGTWFPYHSAGDFEANLVMILIILICALVCALALNAAIRCFLRRRRPQPEPTTAGKLTHTSTEMPALPTLVFSAGMKMAGAEAECAICLSEFENGEGIRVLPRCKHGFHEKCIEGWLASRSSCPTCRSSCLLASPEKNTSGGGDVEAPPEVVERLPEV, from the coding sequence ATgccatcctcatcatcatctccAACGctcctctctccccctctctcacGTGACCCAACCTCTGGCGGCACGTGGTTCCCCTACCACAGCGCCGGCGACTTTGAAGCCAACCTCGTCAtgatcctcatcatcctcatctgTGCCCTCGTCTGCGCCCTCGCCCTCAACGCCGCCATCCGTTGCTTCCTTCGCCGCCGCCGACCGCAGCCGGAACCCACCACTGCCGGAAAGCTAACTCACACGTCTACGGAGATGCCCGCCCTTCCGACGCTCGTCTTCTCCGCTGGGATGAAGATGGCGGGAGCCGAGGCGGAGTGCGCCATCTGTTTGTCGGAATTCGAAAATGGAGAAGGGATTAGGGTATTGCCAAGATGCAAGCACGGATTCCACGAGAAATGTATTGAAGGATGGCTCGCTTCCAGATCGTCGTGCCCGACGTGCCGGAGCAGCTGTCTGTTGGCATCCCCGGAAAAGAATACTTCCGGCGGGGGCGACGTTGAAGCTCCGCCGGAAGTGGTGGAGAGGTTGCCGGAGGTTTGA